In one window of Calypte anna isolate BGI_N300 chromosome 1, bCalAnn1_v1.p, whole genome shotgun sequence DNA:
- the DPT gene encoding dermatopontin: MDLILLCVFLPLVTTARGQYGDYYYGPYNYGDNDEWVNVYRQGFNFQCPHGQVIVAIRSVFSKKEGSDRLWNYACMPAAQSLGEPTECWWEEINRAGTEWYQTCSNNGLVAGFQSQYFPSVLDREWQFYCCRFSRRCPYSCWLTTEYPGHYGEDMDMMMYTYDYYIRGATTTFSAVDRDRQWKFIVCRMTNYDCPFQNV, translated from the exons ATGGACCTCATCCTcctctgtgtgttcctgcctctggtGACCACGGCACGGGGCCAGTACGGTGACTACTACTACGGCCCCTATAACTATGGGGATAATGATGAATGGGTCAATGTGTACCGCCAGGGTTTCAACTTCCAGTGCCCACATGGGCAGGTGATTGTGGCCATCAGGAGCGTTTTCAGCAAGAAGGAAGGCTCGGACAGACTGTGGAACTACGCCTGCATGCCGGCGGCTCAGAGCCTCGGTGAGCCCACGGAGTGCTGGTGGGAGGAGATCAACAGGGCGGGAACTGAATG GTATCAGACCTGCTCAAACAATGGGCTGGTGGCTGGTTTCCAAAGTCAGTATTTTCCATCTGTGCTCGACCGTGAATGGCAATTCTACTGCTGCCGCTTCAGCCGCAGATGCCCCTATTCATGCTG GTTAACAACAGAATATCCAGGACATTATGGAGAAGATATGGACATGATGATGTACACTTATGACTATTACATTCGTGGAGCAACTACAACGTTCTCTGCTGTGGACAG GGATCGTCAGTGGAAATTCATTGTCTGCAGGATGACAAACTATGACTGcccatttcaaaatgtttaa